A window from Populus trichocarpa isolate Nisqually-1 chromosome 3, P.trichocarpa_v4.1, whole genome shotgun sequence encodes these proteins:
- the LOC7465821 gene encoding copper chaperone for superoxide dismutase, chloroplastic/cytosolic — MAFLRSVTTTTKTAIAALALPAAFAFSSLSPSSPNPKPENLFFLSPSSSLLTSARFGLVKNLTQRPSSLSMDTSTSNQKPISQDNGALPEILTEFMVDMKCEGCVNSVRNKLQAVNGVKNVEVDLANQVVRILGSSPVKTMTEALEQTGRNARLIGQGIPEDFLVSAAVAEFKGPDIFGVVRFAQVNMELARIEASFSGVSPGKHGWSINEFGDLTKGAASTGKVFNPTNQGTEQEPLGDLGTLDVDEKGDAFFSGTKRKLRVADLIGRSVVLFGTEDKSDEGLTAAVIARSAGVGENYKKICTCDGTIIWESSNNDFVASKV, encoded by the exons ATGGCATTTCTCAGGTCAGTAACAACCACAACAAAGACTGCTATAGCTGCCTTGGCTTTGCCTGCTGCCTTCGCTTTCTCATCTCTCTCCCCTTCTTCTCCAAATCCCAAACCCGAAAACCTCTTTTTCCTCTCACCATCATCTTCTCTTCTCACGTCAGCTCGCTTTGGTCTTGTAAAGAATTTGACCCAGCGTCCTTCTTCCCTTAGCATGGACACGTCAACATCAAATCAAAAACCCATCTCACAG gATAATGGAGCCTTGCCTGAGATACTT ACAGAATTCATGGTGGATATGAAGTGTGAGGGTTGTGTTAATTCTGTCAGGAATAAGTTACAAGCTGTTAATG gaGTGAAGAATGTGGAGGTTGATTTGGCCAATCAAGTGGTAAGAATTCTTGGGTCTTCTCCAGTGAAGACTATGACTGAAGCTTTGGAGCAGACAGGTCGAAATGCTAGACTAATTGGCCAAGGAATCCCTGAAG ACTTTTTGGTGTCTGCTGCTGTTGCCGAATTCAAAGGTCCAGATATTTTTGGTGTTGTTCGCTTCGCTCAAGTGAATATGGAACTGGCTAGGATTGAAGCCAGCTTTAGTGGAGTGTCACCTGGTAAACATGGTTGGTCTATCAATGAGTTTGGTGATCTAACAAAAGGAGCGGCAAGCACTGGGAAAGTGTTTAATCCAACAAATCAAGGAACTGAACAAGAG CCACTTGGCGACCTGGGAACATTAGATGTTGATGAGAAAGGAGATGCCTTCTTCTCGGGGACCAAACGGAAGCTAAGAGTTGCAGATCTGATTGGGAGATCAGTAGTGTTATTTGGAACTGAAGATAAATCAGATGAAGGTCTCACAGCAGCAGTAATTGCCAGAAGTGCAGGAGTTggtgaaaattacaaaaagataTGCACATGTGATGGGACGATTATATGGGAATCAAGTAATAACGATTTTGTTGCCAGTAAAGTTTGA
- the LOC7479241 gene encoding subtilisin-like protease yields the protein MENRRCEIFPTMLVTILLSLSILFSSTQAITDQVVSSSTSNSIVNQESKLETYIVFLKKSEGMVSAKPEDLDNWYQSFLPAVTTSSSNQQRLIHSYHHVVTGFAAKLTKQEAKAMETKEGFVSAWPQKVLNVKTTHTPNFLGLEQNLGFWNHSNYGKGVIVGVLDTGVTPNHPSFSDEGMPPPPPKWKGKCEFNGTLCNNKLIGARNFYSAGTPPIDGHGHGTHTASTAAGNPVPGASFFEQYNGTAVGIASSAHLAIYQVCSEFGSCSESDILAGMDTAVEDGVDVLSLSLGGPSVPFYEDSIAIGAFGAIQKGIFVSCAAGNSGPFNESLSNEAPWILTVGASTVDRSIRATVMLENNAQYDGESFYQPTNFSSFLLPLFYAGSNGNESAAFCDPGSLKDVDVRGKVVLCERGGYSGLVYKGQEVKDAGGAAMIVMNDEFYGNVTTASLHVLPASHVTYADGLSIKAYINSTSSPMATILFKGTVFGVPYAPQVAIFSSRGPSLASPGILKPDILGPGVRILAAWLHPVDNRLNTTPGFNVISGTSMATPHLSGIAALLKSSHPDWSPAAIKSAIMTTANLTNLGGMPITDQFFVPVDVFGIGSGHVNPTKADDPGLVYDIQPDDYIPYLCGLGYNDTAIGIIVQRPVTCSNSSSIPEAQLNYPSFSIKLGSGPQAYTRTVTNVGPLKSSYIAEIISPQGVDVKVTPSAIEFGGGSSKATYSVTFTRTANVKVPFAQGYLNWVSADHVVRSPIAVIFE from the coding sequence ATGGAGAACAGGAGGTGCGAAATATTTCCAACCATGTTGGTTACAATACTCCTTAGTCTGAGTATCTTGTTTAGCTCCACTCAAGCTATTACTGATCAAGTAGTCAGTTCATCAACTAGTAACTCCATTGTGAACCAGGAAAGCAAACTAGAAACTTACATtgtgttcttaaaaaaatcagaaggcATGGTGTCTGCGAAACCTGAAGATCTAGATAACTGGTATCAATCATTTTTACCAGCAGTTACTACCTCAAGCTCAAACCAACAGCGTTTGATACATTCCTACCACCATGTGGTCACAGGGTTTGCGGCAAAACTTACGAAGCAGGAAGCAAAGGCTATGGAAACGAAGGAAGGGTTCGTGTCGGCCTGGCCCCAGAAAGTTTTGAACGTGAAGACAACTCATACTCCTAACTTCTTGGGTTTAGAACAGAATTTAGGATTTTGGAATCATTCAAATTATGGCAAAGGAGTGATAGTTGGAGTCTTGGACACCGGAGTAACACCAAATCATCCTTCATTCAGCGACGAAGGAATGCCTCCCCCGCCTCCAAAATGGAAAGGGAAGTGTGAATTTAACGGGACCTTGTGTAACAACAAGCTCATTGGTGCAAGGAATTTCTATTCTGCTGGTACACCGCCAATTGATGGCCATGGGCACGGGACACACACAGCAAGCACAGCTGCAGGAAATCCCGTCCCAGGTGCAAGCTTTTTTGAACAGTACAACGGCACTGCAGTTGGCATAGCATCATCAGCTCACTTGGCAATATATCAAGTTTGTAGCGAGTTTGGTTCTTGTTCAGAAAGCGACATATTAGCTGGAATGGATACCGCAGTGGAGGACGGAGTCGATGTGCTTTCACTATCACTTGGTGGTCCATCAGTTCCTTTCTACGAGGATTCAATTGCAATTGGCGCATTTGGAGCAATTCAAAAGGGCATTTTCGTGAGTTGTGCTGCGGGGAATTCAGGTCCTTTTAATGAATCATTATCAAACGAGGCCCCATGGATCCTAACCGTAGGGGCGAGTACTGTTGACAGAAGCATAAGAGCAACTGTAATGCTTGAAAATAACGCTCAATATGACGGGGAATCCTTTTACCAGCCTACgaatttctcttcatttttgttGCCACTTTTTTATGCAGGTTCCAATGGTAATGAATCAGCTGCATTCTGCGATCCAGGGTCTTTGAAAGATGTTGATGTTAGGGGAAAGGTTGTGCTGTGTGAAAGAGGTGGATATTCAGGATTGGTTTATAAAGGTCAAGAAGTGAAGGACGCTGGTGGTGCTGCAATGATTGTCATGAATGATGAGTTTTATGGCAATGTTACCACAGCCAGTCTCCATGTACTACCGGCATCACATGTTACCTATGCAGATGGATTGAGTATCAAGGCCTATATAAACTCAACATCATCACCAATGGCCACGATCCTTTTTAAAGGAACTGTTTTTGGTGTCCCGTATGCCCCCCAGGTTGCAATATTTTCCTCGAGAGGCCCTAGTTTGGCGAGTCCTGGGATCTTGAAACCGGACATCTTGGGTCCTGGTGTTCGCATTCTAGCTGCTTGGCTTCATCCAGTGGATAACAGATTGAATACCACACCCGGCTTTAATGTGATTTCAGGCACCTCAATGGCTACTCCTCATCTTAGTGGGATTGCAGCATTGCTCAAAAGCTCGCACCCTGACTGGTCACCTGCTGCCATAAAATCTGCAATCATGACAACCGCTAATTTAACAAATCTTGGAGGCATGCCCATTACTgatcaattttttgttccaGTTGATGTCTTTGGCATCGGCTCTGGCCATGTGAACCCAACGAAAGCAGATGATCCGGGGCTTGTTTATGATATTCAACCTGACGACTACATTCCTTACTTATGTGGTCTTGGTTACAATGACACGGCTATAGGAATCATCGTACAGCGCCCTGTGACCTGCTCAAATAGTTCAAGCATACCTGAAGCACAGCTAAACTATCCTTCTTTTTCCATAAAATTGGGGTCTGGTCCTCAGGCATACACAAGGACAGTAACAAATGTCGGTCCTCTTAAATCATCTTACATTGCTGAAATCATTTCGCCACAAGGTGTTGATGTTAAGGTAACACCTAGCGCGATTGAATTCGGCGGGGGCAGTTCGAAAGCAACATATTCAGTGACATTTACTCGAACCGCCAATGTGAAGGTGCCATTTGCTCAGGGATATCTGAATTGGGTTTCTGCTGATCATGTTGTTAGGAGCCCTATTGCTGTTATCTTTGAATAA